The sequence ATACAGTGACAGAGAATTGTAGGTTTGCAATATCATGTTAAATTTTGCAGCCATTTAATAAtacttattaatattatttccaagttttatttTCAGGCCTTAGACCTCAGCAGTTCCATCTGCCCTTGACAAACACAAGACCTAGACACAGAAacaagcaggagatgtggcaAGGTATCTCACAGTGGCTGGCCCAGACAGCGAGAGCACCTCCCATCCCAGGAGAGTGGGGAAGATGGTGGAGAAGCAGGAAGAAGCTCCACTCAGGAATGTGAGCTCTGCCAGCATCGGGCCCCCTCGGGAATCAGGAGAGAGTGTCCAAGGTTCTCAGTCCTACAAAAACAGAGGGAATCCCTTCTTGCAGGAGATTGTGCCCATTCTCCACACCCTACATCCACACCATAACTCCCTGGCCTGGACCCAGGGAAGCTGAGAAGAGGGCCCAGACTTCTGGCTCAGAGAACTCCCTCCCGGGGGAGCACCAAGTAAGGGCTAGAGGTGGTCCCAGCCTGGGTTTCATATGTCCAGGAGGACTGCTTGAAGGAGGCAGCCTGCTAGGTCAGCCTGCCTAAGCCCTCACTGCTTCTTCTGGAGCCCAGAGACGTTTGTCTTCAAAATCCAGCAGGTGTAGAGTCacggatgtagaaaacaaacttgtggttaccagggaaTAAGAGGGGAAGAggtgataaattgggagattgggactgacacgTACACaccactttagaaaaaaaaagtggatatatgtatacgtataactgatggctttgctgtacacctgagactaacacaacactaaaTCAAGTACACCCtaacaaaattcttttttaaaaaagcagcagcagcagcccccaggTGAAGCTGAATCCCAAGGCCTAGTGTGTttgttagtcgcttagtcctgtctgactctgtgaccccacagactgtagcccaccaggctcctctgccaatggaattctccaggcaagaatactggagtgggttgccattttcttcttcaggggatcttcccaacccagggatcaaatccaggtttcctgcattgcaagcggattctttaccatctgagctaccagggaagccctatcctaAAGGAACCAGCCCAGCAGCAGGAAGGGGAAAGTCCCAGGGACAGCTTCTCATAACTTGGGGGTGGGAAGGATGGACTGTTCCATGCAGCTTCAGGAAGGGGGTGGATGGCATGCCAGCTCTGGAGATACGGGGCTACCGAATCAGAGTTTACCCTCTCACCGGAAGCCAGAGCAAACTTTCAAAAAACAATGGGAATGGTCAACAGCCTCCTTCCAAAAGGCCAGAACCCCAGCTGAGACCCCCCCCCCAAAGCCAAGACAGTCCCTCCCCTCAGGGGCTCAGGTCATGAGCTCCCAAAAGGGCACCATCCACGGGCCCAAGTAGACAACCAGGAATAAAAGGGAGAGGCATGTCAGCACTGTGGGAACCACCTATACATGAACAAATTATGGATCTAATGCACTAATTCTGGCCTAAGGTAAACTGGAATGAGTCCATGGATTAATGAATCTGGAATAAATTGATGAGTACATGAACAAATTAAAGAATCAAattaagtgaatcagttataaaaTGTTATGAAACTCATAAATACATAGATAACAGGAATCTAGGAGCCAGGACCCAGAGATTCAGGGTTCATCAAAGCCTGAGTCTTAGTCTTAGACCTCTAGACCCCAAACTtgcccagggagaggggagaaccCCGTGTTCTGCTGTGGGAGGCCTCTAGGGCCACGTAGAGGGGAAAGGGGCTCAACTTGGAAGGTCTCCTCAGAGCTGCGCCCCTTAACCCCAAAACTGGCCAGCAGACAGCTCTCCAGCCAGGAAGCTGAGCCCACAGCCCTGGGGCACTCTGGGGCTACTCGGAAAACACAGAGCCCGCACTCTGTCTGGAGAAGCTGTGGTCATCTCCCCCAGGGTCCTTACACCTAGGAAGTCCCTCAGCGCAGGTGTCCAGGGCATCTTCGCTCTTGGACCAATGCTGTAACTGCGCACCTTCCGAGGGGTCGCCCCGCCCCCGCTGGCATGGGGGAGGGGCGGGTCTCCTGGTTACCCAGCAACCGCGTCAACAAGTCCCTGAGAGTCCGGGCTGAGTTGGAGGTTCAGATCCGAGAAGGTGGAAAGTATGGGGTGTGGGGACGGGATGCAAGGGCTAGGGGCACTCCACTGCCCGCTGCTAAGGATGGGGTGAGAGAGGGAGCGGCCGTCAGCCTCTGTCCCAGTGTGGGCCGGGAGCTGGCCTGGGGTCTGTGGGATGGGCTGGGTGAGGAAAGGAGCCCTGAAGGGACTTTCTGGGTATTTCCCTTTCCCACCTCGTgggccctccctccccaccccctatcTCCTCCCTGGGCTCCACTCTCCTTTACCCCATCTACACCCAGAGGGGACAGACTGGGAGGATGGCATCTCCCCCACAGCAAGCCAGCTGTCCACTGGACTCTGAGCCTCTACCGCACACAAGTGAGACCTCTTACAGACAAACTGACCCACATAAGAAaatcaaaaacacacacacacacacacacacacacctctctccCAGAAAAGCATGAGTCGTCTGTTCAGATACAAGGAAGACCCACAACCTGTATCTCCAGTCCCTAACACTAAAACAGATGGGCCTAAGGCCAACGCAGGTGGTGGGACTAAACACAAAGAGGGTCCCAGCATGGGGAGTGTCCACCAAGCCTCATCCAGAGCAGTCTCAAGCCGTCTCCACCCCTGGTCAGTGCTTGAGGTCAACTCAGGGGTCTCAGCTTTTTCTCACTGGACAGAGAGACAGTCCGAAGGGAGTGGATCAGAAAGTTCTAGCGGACTGCCTGAGTGAGTAGGAAGGCTGAGCTGACTGGGACGTGTGCGAGGTTGGGGTAAAGGTGCAGAGATCACAGGTCCAGGCCCTAAAGTGGGTTCCGCAGGGTCCAGAGGGGCCGGAGCTGGGCGCCCAAGGTGGGTCCAGGTCAGGCCAAAGAGGCAGGGGGCAAGGGCTGGATGTTGTCTTCCCTCCACAAGGCTCGAGGATGCAGCCGGAGCCAGCGAAGGAGACCAGGAGGAGGGGCCCGCGGGAGCGAGCGAACAAGGGCGCGCAGGGAGCAGGGGCCCGCGTGGGGCGCGCCCAGGCGGAGCCCCCCAAGCCGGGCTGGGCCCTCACGCTGGAGGGGCTGGCGGCCATGCGGCCCGCGCAGCGCCACAGCCACCTGCTCTTCGGCGACCTGCTGGAGGACGTGGGCGCGGCCACTTGCCTCTTCCCGTGCGAGTCAGCGGAGGTGGGGTACCGCATGCCGGACTCGCGTGCGTGGACGCTGCCGCTTGAGCCACCCGCGCAGCGCCAGGACCGGCTCCTCGGCGTCCTTAAGGCCGCCGAGGCCCGCGGCCGAGTCCGCGCGCTCCGGCTGCGCTACGCCCGCATGCGGGTGAGGCAGGGACGGGGCCTGGGCGGGGGGAACTGCCAGGACGGGAGCGCTACAGGCCAGGGGGGGCACCCGTCGTCGCTAAGGCTCCGCAACAGCCCGGCCCCGACCCCGATCCCGCAGGCGGAGGAGATCTCGCTCCTCATTCAGTGCCAGAGGTCCGCGCGCGCCGCCATCCGGCTGGAGCTGTTCCTGCCGCCGCAGCTGAAGCCCACGAGGATCCCAGACCCCCTGGACCGGCAAGAGGTGCCCGCGAGCCCGGGAAAGGGCGGGAGGGAAGGCCCGCCCGCCCGCCTCCCTACACACCGGTCCCAAGCCCCTCTTCCCCCGCAGAGGAGGCGCGTGGAGACCATCCTGGAGGAGAAAGTCCACGGCAGCATCTTCCCACGTTGACAGCGACCCCACAGCGCGAAACCGCGCCCCACCCTCCTACATAAAGTCTCATTTCCCAACCACCCCCTGGTCTCTACGCTTCCCCTCTCTAAGTCCCCCGGCGGTGGAGGGAAGGGGTTAGGATGGATGCTGGATCTCCCACACGGGACATCAGGGTACACAGGGTGCGGCTCCTTCAACAAAGTGGAAAGATGCAAATTGGCGGACATCAGATTAACAGCGGGCAGGGACATTCCTAACCCCCCAAATCCCATGCTGCCCCCAGCAGGCAACCTGGTGCCCTGTGAATTCGTGGGGGTCTCCAGTCTGGCTGTGCCAggaagaagagcctggctgggcaAGAGTTGCAACCCCAGAAGTGAGGGCAACCTCAGGGAGAAAGCAGGACCCCTAGACCACAGGCCATTCCATCAGAGGGTCAGAGAGGAAGCTGACGTTCTGGGCAGGAGAGTGACTGCAAGAGCCAACGCTGACCTTCAGACAAGAGCCAACGCTGGCCTTCGGACAGTCAGCTCTGTCTAGGAGGGTCTTCAGAAGACAGGGAGACTGGGGAAGGGGAGATCTCCTAAGGCAGACCTCTGGttcttgttgttgagtcactcagtcatgtcagactctgcaaccctgtggactgccgcacgccaggctcctctgtcctccaccatctccatgagtttgctcaaattcatgtccattgagtcacccAGATAGAAAGTCACTCTTGGTTTTCCTTTCCATCCTGATAGTCCCTCTCTGCCCCTTTGATTCCCCCTTactggaacacacacacagaggacagGAAGGACACCACCCCTGTCCCACTCTGACAAACCCACATCCTGCAAAACCTCTGGATTCCAAAGAACATCTGGATAAAGTTTCTGGACAGATTTCCCCTTCAAGAATTTACTTTTCTCCCCAACACAGACTCTTTGCAGAGCCTGGGATTTCTCTTAGCCGGCTGtcctttttcctccctctcaGCAGTCCAATGGGTTATCACAGAGGTGGGGGCCTCACACAAGGCCATCCCCTGCCAGGAGACTCCAGCAGAGTCACCAACCTGCAGCAGAGAACTGGTCCTAGAGGGGTGTGTCCTCTACTAACAGAGGCCAGAGCTGGGGTCAGCAAGGAGTCCTGTTTGATGGCAGCCCCTGACCGGACTCAGGATGGGGACCAGAACCCTCTGTGTCCCCAGCAAGCCCTAACCCCAACCAGGACACTTGGCCAGTTCTGAGCTGTTGCACCCTTAGCCTTGATCCAAGCCAGAACTGTGTGGAACTGAAGTCTGGAAGCtccaggagagaggagggagctcTCTACAGAAGGGTAGGCAGAGAGAATAAGGAACAAGGGAGAGAGGGTGACTTGGGCATGGGACAGAGCAACAACCACTTACCTGCTGACACGTGCAAGATGCCAACTAGCCCTGGCTCCCCTGGTTAAGCTCCCTGCGTCTGAACCCCAGCATTCCATCTCTGGGGAAGTGCCAAGCACTGGAATGATTTCATCTGTTTAGTAAAAGCACATTTTACTTCATCactcctctgagcctccatttctttatctttaaaaaggaagCCTTAATGACCTCACATGGCATTATGGCCCCAGGTAAGTGCTCCATAAGAGAAGGGTCACTCTAAACAGGCAGGCACTGAAGGGCAGAGGACGAGAGAGGTGCACACAGCCCTGAGGAGCCATCCAGATGAAGGCTCCACCCTTCACCTGGAGCTCTGCACCAGGTGGGGGCTGGGACAGGGGGTAACTTTGATCATCCCACCAGGAAGGCGGCCTTGGTCTGAAGAGAATACCTGGGAAAGTGGTCGAGGACATTGCTGCAGGGCCTGGAGGAGGCTTCTGCTATGAGAAAGCAAAGACTGCAAGCCACAACCCAATGACTGGAGGCTATAAGGGATTTGGGTTGGGGGGGGGGTCCCCAGGGCTGGGAGTTCATGCTCTAGACAGagggtcctgggttcaaatcGCACCCCCAGTGTTACCCCAGGAGAGAGGTACACCAACCCCCACCACATCCAGCTGCCCTACACGTCTCAGGATGCAGGTGGAGATGCCATGTCAAGCATCACAGCATGAGCATGGCTGTGTGGCCTGGACTAAGTGTTGGCCCATCTTTGAAGGCCTTACCTCCTGGGACTGTTATCTAGGTTATATAAGCAGCAGCCACCTCCCACCTGGGTAGGCTTCTGGCCTCTGCTCTGGCCCAGCCAGCCTGTCAACATGACAGCCAAGCCCTCTGAGGACACAGCATAAGAGGGCCCCCAGCCTGCGgggcctctccctcctccctggcctTGGCCTGCACTCTCCAGCTCAGCTCTGCCTAGCTGCCCTACTGGCTCCAGTTCTATCCTTTGCCAAGCAAGATGCAGGTCTGAAACACCCGCTCTCTGCTCTGTGGTTCTCCTTAGCCCTCCTCACCTCTCACCCAGTCTGCGAGTCTATTTCTTGTCTGCTCCACGGCTGGTCTGTCCTGCCCACTGCCAGGTCCCAAGGCTGACACGTAGAGAACACCCAGACATTCACAGGATGAAGACAGTTGTAAACTCCCCCCTTCCCTTTATATCCCCAAGAGCGCTGAAAAACGTGAGCATGTACAACTTTGTGCAACTGGAAGGCATTTTGTGAGCAGGCCCGGGGACCAAGGGACAGGAGCTGTACACGCTCTGAGGCTAGGGGACTCAGACACTCTGCAGACCACTTCCAGAGCAGGGTCAGGGCCGTCCAAACACGGGCCCAAAGCATGCTGGGATAAGGTATTTAACTCATCGAGTCATAAAATACGAGATTTGGCCAAAGAGAAGAGACAGGCATTCCTGGCAAAGGCGAGGGTGTGGCTTTAAACTTTAGAACATCTTGGGGCAACTGGAGGGGTTGAAAGGGACTCAGCTGGCCACATGGACAGGGACTTTGGATATAAGGACAGCCCGGATATAAGAAccattgccccccaccccacccccagtggcGCTGCAGCCCAGGAACCGCCTTCCTTGGGAAGGCCCTACAGCACGGTGACTGACAGCACGCCCTTAACCGCGTTTCACAGCTAAGGATACTCAGTGTCAGAGAGCCTAGGGACGGCCCAGGAGTGACCACGGGGTCCAGTCCTTTCGAGCCGCCTCTCCCTTCCTTAAGAGGGGCAAGCAGCCTATGCAGTCGCCCCcttccacccccccccccacacacacacccccactccCCCAGTAACTGCAACGCTGGACTGGCCCCGCCGAGAAGAGCTGGAGGCCCGGCCACACCCCCAGCTGCCGCAGTACCACTTCAGCCGCTCCGGGAGCCAGAGGCCCCAGCATCAGCACCTCATCTCCGCGGGCCACTCAGCGACAATGGGGACCCAGGCGCCGCGCAGAAGCGCGCGGagcggtggggagggggcgggtggGGCGCGGAGCCGGCAGAGctcggggcggggcgggccgggccgggcACCTCCCCGCGCGAGGAAGTCCCGGCCCCGCGCTTTGGGGAAGTGCGGCCGAGGCGCCTGCGCACTGAAGCCTGCGCCCGCTCCCCGACGATCCGGCCGGACCTCGGAACGCGCGGGCCGGCGGCTGAGGCGCGAGCGGCTCGGGAGCGCGGCCGGTGAGTGCGCGCGCGGCGCCCAGGACGGCGGCCCTGCCCCTCCGGCCCGGGGCCCGTGGGCTGTGTGGGGCGGGAGCTTCGGAAACCAGCGCCCAGATCCGCGCCCCAAGGACTCCCGCCGCGGGGTCCACGTGGACCCTGGGCCGCGGCGGGACTGGATGCAGTCCCCGCGCGTGGGGGAGGGGGCGTTGCAAGCGGGTTCCCCTTTTTCTGCAGCTCAAAGCCTGGGGAAGTGATTGCTcaaagtggggggggggggccggAAGAACCCAGGTTTCCGCGTCTCCCGTCCCCCCTTCAGCCTGGTGGGGAGGGGCCGAGGCGGGACACCCGtactgcccccgcccccaccccgctggATCTGGCAGCCAGTCATCCCCGCCAGTCGGAGGGGAGGCGCTGCGCCCCCGGCCCGAGCTGATCGGGGGCTCCTGGCGCCAGCCTCGCTCCAGAACGCGCAGGAGGACCTCCTGCCGTCTGACTTGAGTCCTGCTGCTGCAGTGCACGCCCCTTCGGAGCCAGGGTGGGGCCCAGAGCGACCTGGCCCCTCCCGCCCCCACCTCGCCTTTGGGTCGCTGGTGAGTGGGGCGCGTGGCGAGTTCCTTGAGGGTAGGGTGGGGGCGTCAGAGGCCGGAGAAAGGGGcagacttctccaggccagacccTATTAGccgagagagggagagaggtgggtTGCCCCTGCCATCGCAGAGGTGGGCTGGGGCGAGGGTCACCAGGGCTAGGAAAACTGGTCTGCCTTGGAGCCGCTAGGCTGGGACTTCCCTACCAGCCCAGTGGTGGAGGGGCGGGGGCGAAGCAGACAGGAAAGGTGCTGAGGAGGATGAGAAGAGAATGGAGCCCCTCTGGCAACCCCCCTCACAAAGGTTATGGCATTTTTTCCTGGGATTGtcacattttcttattctttttttggaCTGGGCGGGCTCGGGGAcgttctttttccttctgtggaGCAGAGCAGCAGTTGCTCCCGAGGGAACCTCTGTCCCCAGAGGCCAGACTTACTGCCCGTCCAGCTTCTCCCATCCTAGACTTAGGGGCCAAAGCCTGgatggggctggggaaggagaaggagccCCCTTGCACATGCCTGGATGAGGGGCAGGAGCACTGATACTGATCCTGTAACCCCACCAGGAGAGAGAGCAGGTGCCCCAGAGGCATAAGTGGTCCCAGCCGGCCTGGGGATGGTGCAGGGAGCCAGGTCCAGGGGTGGGCGACAACGTCCAGGGCCTACAACCAGGGCAGAGGGGcggcctctccctctctctgccacAAACTCAGCCCCCAGCACCTGGGCGCTGCACTCTCAGGCAGGTCCCCTCCTCCAGTTCAGAgctgatttggagaaggcaacctAGGGAGTTTAATCTTCAGGGAGCtagggggcggtgggggggaatTGGGgccctgcccccactcacagTGGGTGGAGATGCAGAGGAGGAAGAGCCGCTCTGCCTGGGGAAGTCACAGCCCGACTGGGGTACAGCTACCAGACCTCAGAGGTTGCCACACCCCTTCCTTTCCCTAGAAACTTGACCCCTGCGGGAAGGCAAGCTGTGGggctgctgtttccccatcttgtCTGTTTGCTGGAAGCTTGAGGGTCCACCTTCCCATGATCCAGGGGAAGCCAGGCCAAGACCCCATGGGCCCCTACACCTGGCCCCCAGATCTGGGTCAGGGCAGGGGCCTCTGCATGCTTAGACTGAAGACAGGGGTGCCCTCAGCGTGCATATCTCGGGCTGTCACCTCTGGGCACCAGCACCTGGCCAGGAGACGGGACGCTGGGGTTGCCCAGCCAGTGACCGCCCTGGGGCCCATCCTGCAACATCGTTTTCCTCTCCTGCCATCGCAGACCCCAAGAGGCCAACTGAACCAAACAGGCACTGAAAGGCCAAAGCTGAGGAATggaagcggggtggggggggggggcggggtgcagCAGAGAGAATGTTcatttaatgagaaaataaagtgaaaccaAGTCGTGAGCCTCTCGCGGCTGGGTTTCAGAAGGTCCGCGCCCCAGACACGCCAGGGGCCGCCCCTGGGCCGGGGAAGGGGGCGGATGCCTCACCTGGgccgaggtgggggtggggtgagggcaggTGGGAAAGCGTTCAAAACTGCCTCCTGGAGCCTGATTGGCCGCCCTCGGTCCCCGCGTTCCCAACAGGGGCCGCTCATCCGGGTGGGACTGGGCACCCCCGGCACGCCCGCACTGCGGAAGGGGAAGGTTCGCCCGATGCCGCTCCGAGCGGAAGGGACCCCGCGGCTCCTACCCGCCCGGGAGCAAGACGCGCCACCGCCCGCCTGCGGCAAGGCCTGGGGCCGCAGCGGTTTCcgcagcctgggggtggggaggggaagggaggctgggagaCCCGGAGGTGCCAGTCGAAGGCTGGGTGCGGAGCGAAGGTTGGGTGCGGAGCCAGCGTCCGGGCTGAAAAGGCGGTGGTGCCTGGCGGCTCTCAGCCCTCTTCAGCCGTGCCTGCTGCACTGCCCGCACCTTCAGGACGTCCTGCCTCAGCCCCAAGTCCTACTCCCGTGCTCCGTGCCACAGGCCTGGTCTGCTCCCTCTGCGGAGTCCCTGGGAGCAGGTGGGAGTCCTCCAAGGCTCCGCAACCCTTCCCAACTCCTGGTGGGAAGCAGCCTCCCCACCTCTCACCACCCATCCCCTGGAAAACCTGGGATGGAGGGAGCTGGGATGGAGGTTCCAAATGTCTACCACCACCCCTGAGAGCCTCAGTCTCTGGGGGCCTGCAGCCCCCTGGGAGGGGCCAGGAGCCGGAAACCAAGAAAGAGGAACCCCTGCTTCCGGCTTTCAGGGAGTGAGCAGATGGGGGTGTCCCAGAACCTCCTGTGGAGATCTTGTCTGGGGTCTCCTCCTTCCTGATCCCCATCCCCTCACAACTGCTGTGTAGACTagagtgggggtggggcctgggcagAGTAGTCTGAGGTGGGAGGCCGGGGAGGCAGGTAGGGAGAGATTCAGAATGCCTGGCAGGGTGCCAGCCAGGGCAGGTGTAAGGTTCTCAGTGAGAACCCCGGCCTCTCTTCTCAGACCCCCAGGCTGTGGTGACAGAAACAGGTGTCCTGGAACAGGCACCACGGAGCCCTGGCAACCTCCTCCACCCATCCATGCCCACCCCACCTGAGGCCGAGAAGCAGGTGGGCTGCCCCCACCCTGGCCTCCGccccttggggggtgggggggctaaGGGCATGACTAGGAGTTCAGAGACCCATGGACATCTGGGAGGTCACAAGGGTCATAGTCCTGGGAGGGAGCGTGGCGTCCAGTGGGCAGTTGGGGCTGGAAAGCGGGTGGTAACCATGGGCTCTGCCTGGAGGCTGAGGCAGCCCTGTCTTCCCCCAGCAAACAGGGCCAGAGGAGGCGGACCAGCCCCCCTCGATGTCCAGTCATGATGCGGCTCCCCCGGCTCCCCCCAGGCGAAACCCCTGCTGCTTGTGCTGGTGCTGCTGTTGCAGCTGCTCTTGGTACGTGGGCCTGGGGATGCTTGATaggcctggtggggagggggcgctgAGCAGACCTAGGATCCAGGACCCTGCTCCTTAGTCCTTAGGAGGCTTTTGAGGCATCACCTCCAAGTAGGGTACCCCTGCCACCCACAGCACTTATCCAGGGGCTTGG is a genomic window of Bos mutus isolate GX-2022 chromosome 13, NWIPB_WYAK_1.1, whole genome shotgun sequence containing:
- the LKAAEAR1 gene encoding protein LKAAEAR1; its protein translation is MQPEPAKETRRRGPRERANKGAQGAGARVGRAQAEPPKPGWALTLEGLAAMRPAQRHSHLLFGDLLEDVGAATCLFPCESAEVGYRMPDSRAWTLPLEPPAQRQDRLLGVLKAAEARGRVRALRLRYARMRAEEISLLIQCQRSARAAIRLELFLPPQLKPTRIPDPLDRQERRRVETILEEKVHGSIFPR